In the genome of Burkholderia sp. PAMC 26561, one region contains:
- a CDS encoding DUF1330 domain-containing protein produces MSAYMLVQALINDDNKYGQYRQAVMPLINAFGGKPVRGGKVEQLEGRADGRRIALFEFPSIEAIRAFWNSPQYVPVKAPKGWGRRFRNLGHTRDLTNNSPIGYIPPRRLTRLLQSWP; encoded by the coding sequence ATGTCGGCTTATATGCTTGTGCAGGCCTTAATCAACGATGATAATAAATACGGACAATATCGTCAGGCCGTGATGCCATTAATAAACGCGTTCGGAGGGAAGCCTGTCCGGGGTGGAAAAGTTGAACAGTTAGAAGGCAGAGCCGACGGCCGGCGTATTGCCCTGTTTGAGTTTCCGTCTATCGAAGCCATACGCGCGTTTTGGAATTCCCCACAGTATGTTCCTGTGAAAGCGCCTAAGGGTTGGGGCCGCAGATTTAGAAATTTGGGCCATACCAGGGATTTGACTAACAACAGTCCAATCGGGTATATCCCACCAAGACGGCTCACCCGACTGTTGCAATCTTGGCCTTAA
- a CDS encoding response regulator produces MSTILIVDDDHGILTAWRRLLRAEGYRVEIADSGEAGLIAADKVRPDLIVTDLSMPGMSGAEFCRLLRRDPRFLAIPLILTSIEHGNFSSAPAWDEAWEKPVAIETMRASISRLLQGISN; encoded by the coding sequence ATGAGCACCATTTTAATAGTAGACGACGATCATGGGATTTTGACGGCATGGAGACGCCTTTTGCGGGCGGAAGGTTATCGAGTTGAGATAGCCGACAGCGGAGAGGCTGGCCTGATCGCCGCCGACAAGGTACGACCCGATTTGATCGTTACAGATCTGTCGATGCCCGGGATGAGCGGAGCGGAGTTTTGCCGTTTGCTTCGGCGCGACCCAAGGTTCCTCGCAATTCCGTTGATTTTGACCAGCATTGAGCATGGAAATTTCTCTAGTGCGCCTGCTTGGGATGAGGCTTGGGAAAAACCGGTTGCGATAGAGACTATGCGTGCTTCAATATCGCGACTTCTGCAGGGCATATCCAATTGA
- a CDS encoding carboxymuconolactone decarboxylase family protein, whose product MPKNPSFGTFGRYEEIPREKMSPDMRAAYDFTMKLRGQVPGPHKIWLSNPKLSETIVPTGAYYQTASTLTKAEIEIVTNVINGRWLAAYSNYEHEKIGEKQGHLPPHQVQALIAGLPASFDDPRQQIVYELASTLAAPRVVPVGMYQRAKELLGDAGIVDVTVLMGWFTAVSLTLMAFDVPSDAVGLQQ is encoded by the coding sequence ATGCCAAAAAATCCTAGCTTCGGCACATTCGGACGCTACGAAGAGATCCCGAGAGAGAAGATGTCTCCGGACATGAGAGCGGCGTATGACTTCACCATGAAGCTCCGTGGCCAGGTTCCGGGGCCGCACAAAATCTGGCTTTCCAATCCCAAACTGTCTGAGACGATCGTCCCCACTGGCGCCTATTACCAGACGGCATCGACGCTCACGAAAGCCGAGATCGAGATCGTCACAAACGTCATCAATGGCCGATGGCTTGCAGCGTACTCCAACTACGAGCACGAGAAGATTGGAGAAAAACAGGGGCACCTTCCGCCTCATCAGGTGCAAGCCCTGATTGCCGGGCTACCTGCCTCGTTCGACGACCCTCGGCAGCAGATTGTCTACGAGCTCGCGTCCACACTCGCCGCTCCCCGTGTTGTTCCAGTTGGGATGTACCAGCGTGCAAAGGAGCTACTGGGAGACGCAGGCATCGTCGATGTCACCGTGCTGATGGGTTGGTTCACCGCAGTCTCGCTGACCCTCATGGCGTTCGATGTGCCGTCTGATGCGGTTGGACTGCAGCAATAA
- a CDS encoding J domain-containing protein produces the protein MTRTNLRAIGIAPDHNKSDLSKGQKAFNTLIKQIEKRRARLSAWEAAMPAFHRKYLNEFAPLEQTSISLRTKLVYRLDQTYGMKGLTKSERRTIADLISDLAGELVAESDDPELKTIYNRYSESDFDSEAAAQFDDMKLALEAMLGVELGDDVDMSSPEDVLQRAQAQMEQLRKQDAVENQAREERRAKRKKTPKQLAAEAREQAEQAELSLSIREVYRKLASALHPDRETDPQERERKTALMQRANQAYSKNSLLQLLELQLELEHIDQSAINNIGEDRLKHYNKILKEQVGELDHEILHVENGFKHSYGIPPFIDVSPGTIMRNLASDIFSLQESLHALEHDLLVFEDIKQLKEWLKIVKRSLAAPRDDDMPF, from the coding sequence ATGACCAGGACAAATCTCAGGGCCATCGGCATTGCTCCCGACCACAATAAGTCTGATCTGTCTAAGGGGCAGAAGGCATTCAACACGCTGATCAAGCAGATCGAAAAGCGGCGCGCCCGGCTGAGTGCTTGGGAGGCTGCAATGCCTGCCTTCCACCGGAAATACCTAAACGAGTTCGCGCCTCTTGAGCAAACTTCGATCAGCTTGCGAACCAAGCTCGTGTATCGCCTTGACCAAACATACGGTATGAAGGGGCTGACCAAATCCGAGCGACGTACGATCGCCGACCTGATCAGCGACTTGGCGGGGGAGTTGGTTGCCGAGAGCGATGATCCGGAGCTTAAGACAATTTACAACCGGTACAGCGAATCTGACTTTGACAGTGAAGCTGCCGCCCAGTTTGATGATATGAAATTGGCGCTCGAAGCCATGCTCGGCGTTGAGTTAGGCGACGACGTTGACATGAGTTCGCCCGAGGATGTGCTGCAGCGCGCGCAGGCGCAAATGGAGCAGCTCCGAAAACAAGACGCCGTCGAAAACCAAGCTCGTGAAGAACGCCGCGCAAAACGAAAAAAGACCCCTAAACAACTCGCTGCAGAGGCACGAGAACAAGCGGAGCAGGCAGAGCTCAGCTTATCGATTCGCGAGGTCTACCGAAAACTAGCCAGCGCTCTTCATCCTGATCGAGAAACTGATCCGCAGGAACGTGAGCGGAAGACCGCTCTCATGCAAAGGGCCAATCAGGCGTATAGCAAAAACAGCCTGTTGCAATTACTTGAGTTGCAGTTGGAGCTGGAACATATCGACCAAAGCGCCATCAACAACATCGGCGAAGACCGGTTGAAACACTACAACAAGATACTAAAGGAACAGGTCGGTGAACTCGACCACGAAATCCTGCATGTCGAGAACGGATTCAAGCACAGCTACGGAATTCCACCCTTCATCGACGTGTCGCCCGGCACCATCATGCGCAATCTTGCCTCTGATATCTTCTCGCTGCAGGAGAGCCTCCACGCCCTTGAACATGACCTGCTCGTATTCGAAGACATCAAGCAACTGAAGGAATGGCTAAAGATTGTGAAGCGGTCATTGGCCGCGCCGCGTGACGACGATATGCCGTTTTAG
- a CDS encoding methyl-accepting chemotaxis protein: MPTFNETKVFTKLVGGFSVVIALLLGLGIFSLFEIAGENDHVVLLSENSLPAVRYSLEMRGSLHAIRLGDYRAANSLSAVDIDTASQQVDQAIAGFRHAAGQYEPLINDPEEKKQYGELQAAMGQYLDADHSIRTLAKDGKHNDAIALLEGKSVESLNVAEKSLRAIVDMNVAEANKEGLDSRNAFSRAVALVIGGTVAATLIGLTLALLIARGLTRQLGGEPGDAAAMAREIAAGNLLAPITLRAGDDRSLLFSLAAMKEQLTTIVRGIKTSSESISVAASEIAQGNTDLSQRTEEQAASLEETAASMEELTTTVRHNADNAKQAAALAGSASLTAQRGGEVVARVVDTMQGISDSSSKVADIIGVIEGIAFQTNILALNAAVEAARAGEQGRGFAVVASEVRTLAQRSAAAAKEIGALIGESVQRVDAGSKLVSEAGTTIAEIVTSVQKVTDIVGEISSASAEQSVGIEQVNQAVSQMDEVTQQNAALVEQASAAAQSMADQSNSLRQAVSIFNVDESGMPAARVPAGHLSRIPKAKPIGIMQIKTAVDKGFI; this comes from the coding sequence GTGCCGACTTTTAATGAGACGAAGGTATTTACCAAGCTTGTCGGCGGATTTTCCGTCGTAATTGCCCTGCTCCTTGGGCTGGGCATTTTTAGCCTTTTCGAAATAGCCGGCGAGAACGACCACGTCGTTTTACTGAGCGAAAATTCCTTGCCGGCGGTTAGGTACAGTCTGGAAATGCGGGGCAGCCTACACGCGATTCGCCTCGGTGATTATCGGGCGGCAAACAGCCTGTCAGCTGTCGATATTGATACGGCAAGCCAGCAGGTCGATCAAGCTATCGCCGGGTTTCGTCACGCGGCTGGTCAGTATGAGCCGCTGATAAATGACCCTGAAGAAAAGAAACAGTACGGGGAATTGCAAGCTGCCATGGGCCAATATCTGGATGCCGACCACAGTATTCGCACATTGGCTAAGGACGGCAAGCATAATGACGCAATTGCATTGCTGGAAGGAAAATCGGTTGAATCTTTAAATGTCGCCGAAAAGTCTCTTAGAGCCATCGTCGATATGAATGTTGCCGAGGCTAACAAGGAAGGCCTTGACTCGCGCAACGCGTTTTCGCGCGCGGTCGCGCTCGTCATTGGCGGGACAGTCGCGGCCACGCTTATTGGCTTGACGCTGGCGCTGCTGATCGCGCGTGGGCTGACGCGGCAACTTGGTGGAGAACCTGGCGATGCGGCCGCAATGGCCCGCGAGATCGCGGCAGGCAACCTGCTTGCGCCGATCACGTTAAGGGCCGGCGATGACCGCAGCCTCCTATTTTCGCTCGCCGCGATGAAGGAACAGTTGACCACGATCGTGCGCGGCATTAAGACTTCGAGCGAATCGATCTCGGTGGCCGCCTCGGAAATCGCGCAGGGCAACACGGATCTATCACAGCGCACGGAAGAACAAGCGGCATCTCTGGAAGAAACGGCGGCGAGCATGGAAGAACTCACGACCACGGTTCGCCATAACGCGGACAACGCGAAACAGGCCGCCGCGCTCGCTGGTTCCGCGTCGCTTACGGCGCAGCGAGGCGGCGAGGTGGTCGCACGCGTGGTCGACACAATGCAAGGTATCTCCGATAGCTCCAGCAAGGTCGCCGACATCATCGGCGTGATTGAGGGCATCGCGTTCCAAACCAATATTCTTGCACTTAATGCGGCGGTCGAAGCTGCACGGGCCGGTGAGCAGGGGCGTGGCTTTGCGGTCGTCGCAAGTGAAGTGCGCACACTCGCGCAACGCAGTGCGGCGGCGGCCAAAGAGATCGGTGCACTCATAGGCGAGTCGGTGCAACGTGTGGATGCTGGCTCGAAACTGGTTTCGGAAGCGGGCACGACGATCGCAGAGATCGTCACATCGGTACAAAAGGTTACGGACATCGTAGGCGAAATTTCGTCTGCGTCGGCTGAGCAGAGCGTGGGAATCGAACAGGTTAACCAGGCGGTCAGCCAGATGGACGAAGTCACGCAGCAAAATGCTGCGCTCGTGGAGCAGGCATCGGCCGCTGCCCAATCCATGGCGGATCAGTCGAATTCGCTGCGCCAAGCGGTGTCGATATTCAACGTGGATGAAAGCGGAATGCCAGCTGCCCGCGTTCCTGCGGGGCATTTATCCAGGATACCTAAAGCGAAGCCAATTGGCATCATGCAAATCAAAACTGCCGTGGACAAGGGGTTTATTTAA
- a CDS encoding carboxymuconolactone decarboxylase family protein, whose protein sequence is MSKPLQNLGGRVPLFDPQELTAAQEAVYETVNSKMVPWAQAAGFQAKLDDGKLVGPFNTILLSPEIAASFLALQASEQEHTSLSERVRQVVILTVGAVWNCDYERYAHAAVAREAGFSEKVISALAEGTDVEGLSATEQLAQRVTWQLTAEHRLSAELYSKAVSVLGARGIVDLIFLAGCYQSIAALLNAFQVPVPQ, encoded by the coding sequence ATGTCTAAACCATTACAGAACCTCGGCGGACGGGTGCCACTTTTCGATCCGCAAGAGCTGACAGCAGCGCAGGAGGCTGTCTATGAAACGGTCAACAGCAAGATGGTTCCATGGGCGCAAGCGGCGGGTTTTCAAGCGAAGCTGGACGACGGGAAGCTGGTTGGCCCTTTCAACACGATTCTGCTGAGCCCAGAGATTGCAGCCTCATTTTTAGCCCTTCAAGCGTCCGAGCAGGAGCATACATCGCTCAGCGAGCGCGTGCGACAGGTCGTCATCCTGACGGTTGGCGCGGTTTGGAATTGCGATTATGAGCGGTACGCGCACGCCGCAGTCGCAAGAGAAGCAGGCTTTTCGGAAAAGGTCATCAGCGCCCTCGCGGAGGGTACTGATGTCGAAGGCCTGAGCGCAACGGAGCAGCTTGCGCAACGCGTCACGTGGCAACTGACGGCTGAGCACCGACTATCAGCGGAGCTCTATTCGAAGGCGGTATCCGTTTTGGGTGCTCGCGGCATCGTGGACCTGATCTTCCTTGCCGGCTGCTATCAAAGTATCGCGGCGCTCCTGAATGCTTTTCAGGTTCCTGTGCCTCAGTAG
- a CDS encoding AraC family transcriptional regulator, whose product MDPLSEILSILKPKSYLTAGLDVGGVWAIRFGNRPGTIKCHAATAGACWLAVEGMDEAVRLTAGDCIILPSGRPFTLASDPTLQPTVARDLLGNSLPGEVVVHQGGGDFAFAGTRFEVDTRKAGALLGTLPPLIHLHQAEDRAAMRWCIQQMMSEMQSGRPGGALAAQHLAHLMLLQAFRLHLSRQADDRVGLLYALADPHLGKAIEAVHLDPAHRWTLAELAARAGLSRSVFAQRFRERVGETPIDYLIQWRMMLARERLEGGGETLGTIANAVGYESESAFNTAFKRVIGCSPRRYARAETNGFTTTEI is encoded by the coding sequence GTGGACCCCCTTTCCGAAATTCTTTCAATTCTCAAACCTAAGAGCTATCTGACTGCGGGCCTTGATGTAGGTGGCGTCTGGGCGATCCGGTTCGGGAATCGCCCGGGTACGATCAAGTGCCATGCGGCGACGGCCGGAGCCTGCTGGTTAGCGGTGGAAGGCATGGACGAGGCGGTACGGCTCACGGCGGGCGACTGCATCATCCTGCCTAGCGGTCGACCCTTCACCCTCGCGAGCGACCCTACGCTGCAGCCGACTGTCGCGCGCGACCTGCTCGGCAATTCACTTCCCGGCGAAGTGGTTGTCCACCAAGGTGGTGGTGATTTCGCATTTGCCGGCACCCGTTTCGAGGTCGACACGCGCAAGGCGGGGGCGCTGCTTGGAACGCTGCCGCCGCTCATTCACTTGCACCAGGCGGAGGATCGGGCAGCAATGCGTTGGTGTATCCAGCAGATGATGTCCGAGATGCAAAGTGGAAGGCCAGGCGGTGCGCTTGCGGCCCAGCATCTGGCGCATTTGATGCTGCTGCAGGCGTTCAGGCTTCATCTGTCGCGACAGGCTGACGATCGAGTAGGCCTGCTGTACGCGCTCGCTGATCCGCACCTTGGAAAAGCCATCGAGGCCGTTCACCTCGACCCGGCACATCGCTGGACGCTCGCCGAGTTGGCCGCCCGGGCCGGGTTGTCGCGGTCAGTATTCGCGCAACGATTCCGGGAGCGGGTTGGGGAAACGCCGATCGACTATCTAATTCAATGGCGCATGATGCTGGCCAGAGAAAGGTTGGAGGGCGGCGGGGAAACCCTTGGAACGATCGCAAACGCGGTAGGCTATGAATCCGAGAGCGCCTTCAACACGGCGTTCAAACGCGTCATTGGCTGTTCGCCACGTCGTTACGCTCGTGCCGAAACGAATGGTTTCACTACCACTGAAATTTGA